The window CAATAGCCGTGGAAATAGCGCGTCCGACCGTCGATCCTGAGTGCAAAGAAAATGCTGGTGACCGAGCCCATCAGAAATTCTCGCAGCGCAAAGATTGGTCCGCGCATCCACAATGGCGGGAGAATATCGAGCATGTAGTCATAGAGTGCTTCGTCGATCTCGAACCATTCGCCGGCGTAGAGTGGGGCGGCGTCGGTCTGCCAGCGATCCGGACGCTGGTTATGGCGATCGAACAAGCGGAACATTTGCGGGCGGGTGGCGACGCCTTCAAAGATCTTGCGGATAGGGGAAACGGAATTCATCTGCGGCTCCTTTGGTGCTTTGGAAACCGAAGCCGATGGATCCTCGCGATCTCACCTTTCTCTTCAGTTTCTCGTGACACCTTCCGGGCCGCCGGCATCGCGTCTGGCCGGGTCAAGGGCCGGCTTCAGCCGGGCGCAGCCTCCCTTGATGCGGGCGGGCGCGATGCGGCACGCCTGTTTCCATTTCCTATTTTTATTCTCTCCCTTCTTCTTTCCTGAAGAACCGCGTTCCAGTCGTCCGCCGTCGGACGGAGGCGAAGCCAGTCACGTCCGATCTCGTCGGCAAGACCACGCAGCCGATCCGCGAACCTGTCGCCTTGGGGATTGGCGTCGGTGGCGGCGACCAGCTGCGTGTCCTGGCGGGAGAGCAGTTCGCGCAGGGCGGCCTCCGTGGTTGGTGACCAACCGCCGCCGGTGCTGACGTATAATGTGCCATCCCGCATGCCTTCGATTGCGGCGAGGCTCATCGCGTCGATCGCCGCCTCCGTGACGCAAAGCCGCGTCGCCTCACATCCACCGAACCGGAACAAAACCTTGGACCCGCCGGACGCGAACCCGCGCCAGTCCTGACCTCGTTCTTCCCATCCAACAACGCAACCGCAGCTGTCGGTATGTGCAGCCCACACGCTGCCAAAAGGGCCCTCTCGCAGGAGGTCTCCCTGCACCGCGGCGCGAACGACGTTGATCGGCAGGGCTCGCATCGAGCACAGATAACGCCATGCGTTTGATCCGTGCCCGAGAGATTTGCGGGCATACCAACGATCGCCGACGGATGTCGAGCGTGTGGCCCGTTCGGGTTTTTGCCACTCTACCGGCGTGGGGATGAAGCCGACCAACGCCGCAACGCGCGCGGCCCCTTCAGAGAAACCGACACCGTCGAGATGGCAGACAAGTGAAAACGCGTCACCCTTGGCCTCGCTGAGCGGGTCGAACCATCCGCGGCCCTCATGTGTGACGATAATGATCTCTGCAGAGCGACGATATTTGACCGCCCGACGGGTGCTTTCCTTCACATCGATCGCAAACCCGGATATTTCGAGTACCGCACCGCATGAGACGCGATCGCGAAGCTCTTCTATATCTTTCCTCTTCATCTCAATTTCGATCGCGCCGCGATCGCCCTCTTTTTTCCTCATCTGGCGGGAGGCTTTCCTTCCAGCCACGAAGAGCTGAGGGGGGCAAGGGCGCGAATGACAAGGTGCAAATCTGCACCTTGCGCGGCGAAGCTTCCCTTGCGGCCGATTGCTCGCGAGTGGCCGATGCAGGCCACCCGGTGGCCGAACGTCGGCTCAATGAGCCGACCAGGGATGGAATTCATGAATGACCGCGAGGTCGTCGCTTGCGTCGATCTCGTCAGAAGGAAGGACGCCATATTCGCCGTCGACTTCGAAGACGGTGACCGGGACCATGAGGTCGCGGGCAAGCTGGAAGGCGTGGGACTGAGCGAGAACGAGATCGTGTGACATCTGAGTGGCTCCATTTGGGAGCGGGCCATTCCCGCTCGATGGCTCCATCGAAGGGCCGGGACCGGGCGCGATCACCGCGCAGGCGAAGCCAAGCGGCCGCAGCTTGCTAGCGGACCCCTTGCGGGTTGATCGTGGAAGATCCGGAACCGGACCAGGACGCCATCAAAAGAGAGCGGGTGGGCTTGATCCCACCGGAACCAACCAATTCCGCAAGATCAAACTTAGTCGCCCGGTCCGTTGCACTAGCCACCTTGCCGGCTTGGTCGTTGGCATCGCAGCCGCCCTCGTTCGCCAGCCAACGTCGTACCGAATTTGCCGGATATGGGCTTGCATTTGTCGTATTTGGAATATCTGTTCGCGCGACCTAAAATACGGGTGGAGTCGAACATTGAGCATTCGTCAGCGCGTTGCATTGAAATTCAAGGATGAGATCGAGTTTCTGAAAGGGTGGAAACGCGACCGCGCCGCCGTTGGCGCAATCACGCCAACGTCCATCAAAACAGCCATGCGAATGGCCAGCATCGTTGAGCCAAGCTCCGGGCTTCCAGTGCTCGAACTCGGCCCCGGAACGGGGGTGATCACCAGGGCAATTTTGAAACGCGGCGTTGACCCGAGCAACTTGATTTCAATTGAATACTCGCAAGAGTTCTGTCGCCATTTGCGGCAGGAGTTTCCGGCGGTCGATATACGGTGTGGCGATGCCTTTGCGCTTGACCTTACGCTCGGAGCACAACGCGAAACCAAGTTTGACTGCGTTATCTCGGCAGTACCGCTCCTTCACTTGCCTCCAGAAAGGCGGCTCGCACTTGTGCTTGATTTGCTCGAGCGCATCCAGTTGGCAGGCCGGTCGTCCAAATCACTTACGGATTACTGTCCCCCGTCGTCGCGTTGCCGGCCGGATACGAAGTCCGTCACCTTGCTTTCATGATGAGGAACATTCCACCTGCACAGCTGTGGACCTATTCGAAGAAGCCCGCACGCAAGCCTTCCGAACTCAACTAACTGACCAACTACGGCGTATCGCTTGCGGCGCCGCCGTTGGCTGATTGCAATTCGAAAGCGACCCTATGAGAAAGATAGTCGCCGGCAAGCTGCACGGCATCTATGTGACGGAAGCAAACCTGAACTATCACGGATCCATCACACTCGATCCCGACCATTGCGAGGAGGCCGGGATCTTGCCGATGGAATTCGTCGAGATCTGGAACAAGAGCTCAGGCGCGAGGATTTCAACTTATGTCATTCTGGGGGAACGCGGCTCCAGATGCTGCATCCTCAATGGAGCAGCTGCTAGAACCTGCCAACCGGGCGACCAGATAATCGTTTGCAATTCAGTGTACGTCGGCGAAGACGAACTAACATCGCTGAAACCAAAGATCCTAACGTTCGACGAAACCAACAGCGTCCGTGATAAGCTGAGTTATTCAGTGAGCTTAGGCCAGGACGGCCGATATAAATTTGAGATCCTCGACGAGAATTCGAGGGCACTGCCGGTGCCGGCCTTGGTGTCACGTCAGTAGTTCTGCGTTGAAACTGCGTTTCTCGCCGCAGCGGGATATGCCGACTTTGGGTATCATAATACCACATTTGCGGCATAATGCGATTTTTGGAACTTCTGGGCGGTCCACCTTAACGACGCAACACCCCCCTCAAAGGAGCGGTTGGCAGATCTGTGCACACACCCAGCGCTACTTCGGCAGAGAAGCCGATGGTTTCGCCGAGCGTCGGATGTGGGTGGATCGTTCGGCCGATATCGATCGCATCCGCCCCCATTTCGATTGCCAGGCACACCTCGCCGATCATGTCGCCGGCGCTGGGACCAATGATGGCACCGCCGATGATCCGCCCCGTTTCCTCCGAAAAGAGCAGCTTCGTCATGCCGTATTCCGCACCATTGGCGATGGCCCTGCCAGATGCCGCCCACGGGAACCTGGCGACCTTGACCTTGACGCCCTCTTTCGCGGCCCGCTCCTCCGTCATGCCGACCCAGGCAATCTCGGGTCTTGTGTAGCAGACGGAAGGCACAAGATCGGTGTCGAAGCCCGCATTATGGCCCGCTACAACCTCGGCCGCTACATGTCCCTGATGCACCGCCTT of the Rhizobium leguminosarum genome contains:
- a CDS encoding DUF1419 domain-containing protein; translated protein: MNSVSPIRKIFEGVATRPQMFRLFDRHNQRPDRWQTDAAPLYAGEWFEIDEALYDYMLDILPPLWMRGPIFALREFLMGSVTSIFFALRIDGRTRYFHGYCDISDQGSVEAMRVAIFDRETRPVRAMIREERLEHIWSSTADAYRGYASDRFPKSMQGQRTIMLWSGSNGTILKPLDDLSDDEIAGKLPVQMRHLPSAAA
- a CDS encoding DUF3991 and toprim domain-containing protein; this translates as MKESTRRAVKYRRSAEIIIVTHEGRGWFDPLSEAKGDAFSLVCHLDGVGFSEGAARVAALVGFIPTPVEWQKPERATRSTSVGDRWYARKSLGHGSNAWRYLCSMRALPINVVRAAVQGDLLREGPFGSVWAAHTDSCGCVVGWEERGQDWRGFASGGSKVLFRFGGCEATRLCVTEAAIDAMSLAAIEGMRDGTLYVSTGGGWSPTTEAALRELLSRQDTQLVAATDANPQGDRFADRLRGLADEIGRDWLRLRPTADDWNAVLQERRRERIKIGNGNRRAASRPPASREAAPG
- the panD gene encoding aspartate 1-decarboxylase, whose amino-acid sequence is MRKIVAGKLHGIYVTEANLNYHGSITLDPDHCEEAGILPMEFVEIWNKSSGARISTYVILGERGSRCCILNGAAARTCQPGDQIIVCNSVYVGEDELTSLKPKILTFDETNSVRDKLSYSVSLGQDGRYKFEILDENSRALPVPALVSRQ